The DNA window TCACCATGCTGTATTGGTTCAAGAAGGGAGGTAGGTAGCTTATTCTTAAATATAGCTGCCCCTGGATCCTCTAACCACTTTTCCTCTTGATTTAGGTAATAATGAATCCTTTGGGGCTTCATTTGCTCCGTATCCATGCCGGCAAAGCGTAATGTGTCCTGTACCTGAGAAGGATAGATAATCTTCACCTCATCTCTATCCTTTACGTCATGATCAAGGGATACACGTTGTTGGTTTACGAAAATTTCCGGAGGAATAGAGTAGTTTATACTGTTAATATATACCTGTAGATGCTCAGTATGTGAAACAATATCCTTCACTTTAGCTACTGCATTTCGACCAGTTGCTCCTTCTTGAATGAGGATCTGGTCATTTTCCTGTAAAGGCTGTATAAGACTAGCTGCTGCCCCATTACAAGTAATGGCAGGGGGCTCTCCCAATGTACCAGGTATATGTGTAAGTCGGCCATTAAGCTCTATACTTATAGCTAATCCAGGCTTTCCGTACCAACGATTGATATTAATACCTGAGGAAAGGATCGCATCTCCAATCGTCAGCTTACGTAAATCAAAAAGTCGGACGGTATTTTGATTCACCGTTACAGATAGGTATTTCACCGGGTGCTGCTCGGCTGCGATAGCGATTCCGATTGGTGTGACTGCTTCAGGTCCTGATAAGTTCAATTCTTCAGCCATAGTTATGCTTTGATTTAATTGAAGGCCACGGATTCCAACTCTATTCTCTGGCAATCCCAGGAGATCAGCTACCCAATGATTTAAAGTAGGGGTCAGGGCTCCTCCTCCAATGAGCATCACCGCTTGAGGTGCCTTCCCGTTGAGATTCATAATTTCACGGCTAATTTGAGTAGCTAAATCCTGAATAGCAGGCTGAATCTTTTTGACAAGCTCCATAGATGGAAGCTGTTGATGAAAGCCTAAAACATCATCAAACTCAACGCTCTCCTGCTGATAAAGCTTACGTTTAATCTGTTCAGCATCATTAAAATCTAAAATATACTCATGAGACAGAGCTTCTGTTATTTCATCTCCAGCACAAGGCACCATACCATAGGCTGTAATAGCTCCCTCTGACGTTAAAGCAATATCAGATGTGCCTGCTCCAATATCCACTAATGCTATATTAAGACGACGCATGGTGTTTGGAATAAGCACATTAATGGCTGCTATAGGCTCTAACGTTAAGGCCTCCATCTCTAAGTCCGCTCGCTTAAGAGCTGAAATAAGTGAATCCACGACAACTCTAGGAAGAAACGTCGCAATAATTTCTACGGCAGCTTCCTTCCCTCTTTGATCGATCAGGTTTCCAATCGCTTCATCATCTAACGTATAACGAATAACAGAATACCCTACACAATAGAAATGAGTTTGATCTAAGGCTTTGATTTCCTCAGCCAAATCTGCTTGTGCTAGTTGGACGGCTTCAAGCTCCATGGTTAGGATATCCTCTTGTGTGAGGATAGGTCGCCCTTCAATATCCTTGGAAACTTTTGCTCTTTTTGTTTTAAGAGATCGCCCGGCTGCGGCTACAGCTACTTTACTTAAAGGACCGTGCTTGCCCTCTAGCTTTTGCTTGACCGTACGAATAACCTGAGCTACAGCCATAACATCATGGATTTGCCCATCTACCATGGATCGCTCAGTATGCTCCTGAGCCATATAATCAATGACTTCATATCCTTCAGCATGTTTATGTAAAAGAATGCCCACTACACTTCTAGTTCCAATATCTAAAGCGAAGATGGGCTGTCCATTCTTAGTTGCCATAGGTGACACTCCTTCGAGTCCATTCGACATTTTCTAATCTTTTACTACTTATTCGCCCTTTGATGAAAATCCCCTTCACATTATTGAAAAAAGTTAATATCTAATATAAATAAGACATGTAATGGAGGACTTTTAAAAGTACAAAAATCAATACTTTAACACTTTTATGCTTTTATGCTTTTACCCACTAAAATTTTGCTTGAAATGTAAGCTTAATCATGGTAAAGTTGCTAATAACATTTAAGAGCTTTCGAGCTTGAATTAGATAAAAGGGATAGGAGAGTGGAGTTAGTGAGTAATGAACAGTTAGAGGAATTAAGGAAAAAGCTAGACGATATTAATTTGAAGATTTTAGATCTTATTAATGAACGAGGGGATATTGTTCAAAGCATTGGCCAAGTAAAACAAAAATCTGGGGTGAATCGTTTTGACCCAGTAAGAGAAAGAAAGATGCTCGATGTGATCGCTACGAATAACAAAGGTCCATTTAAAACAGGAACTGTGCAGCATATTTTTAAGCAAATCTTTAAGGCATCTTTAGAGCTGCAAGAGGATGATAGTAAGAAGGCATTACTAGTAAGCCGTAAAAAGCAATCTAATGATACAGTTGTTGATGTAAAAGGAGTGAAGGTAGGAGGAGGTACTCCTGTTTTAGTTGGTGGTCCTTGCTCTGTAGAAAGCTATGAGCAGGTGAAGGAAGTTGCTAATAACCATAATGCAAAAGGCTTAAAGCTACTTCGTGGTGGTGCGTTTAAACCTAGAACTTCACCATATGACTTCCAAGGACTAGGGCTTAAGGGTTTAGAAATTCTAAAGCAGGTTGCTGCGGAGAATGATCTAGCCGTTATTAGTGAAATTGTGAGTCCCGCCGATGTTGAGCTAGCTACAAAGTACATTGATGTAATTCAAATTGGAGCTAGAAACATGCAGAACTTTGAACTGCTAAAAGCGGTTGGTTCTGTGAATCATCCAGTTCTCCTGAAGCGAGGAATGTCTGCTACGATTGAAGAGTTTATCTTCGCTGCTGAATATATTGTCTCAAAAGGAAATACAAACGTTATTTTATGTGAGCGTGGAATTAGAACGTACGAAAAAGCGACACGGAACACCCTTGATATTTCTGCTGTTCCGATCTTAAAGCAGGAAACACATCTGCCCGTTCTAGTGGACGTGACTCATTCTACAGGTCGCAAGGATCTAATTCTACCTACAGCTAAAGCAGCTTTAGCGATTGGAGCAGATGGTGTAATGGTAGAGGTACATCCAGATCCAGCGACAGCTTTGTCCGATGCAAATCAACAATTAGATATTCCTCAGTTTAATGATTTCTTAGAAAAGCTTGACCAGTCCGGATTATTCAAAAAGCAAACGGTTCAAGTATAAATCATTATACAAAGCTTGGTTTAAAAGTAACCCTAATGGTCCAACCATGATACCAATAGCCTCATTTAATGACTAACCATCATTAAATGAGGCTATTGTTTTGCTCAATTATATTTTTAAAATGATAATTAGGAAAGAATAAAAAATGAATGGTCTTTTTTAGCACTAGTCATTGCAGGACAAGCGATTTTACAGTATGATTACAATAATATTATGAAAGTGTTTGAAAGCCATATTTTACCAAATATATAAACTAATCAAATCCATTTAAGAAGAGGTGTGAAAATGAATATAACAATATACGATGTAGCCAGAGAAGCTGGCGTATCTATGGCGACTGTATCCAGGGTAGTGAATGGAAATCCAAATGTAAAACCAGCCACTCGTAAAAAGGTGATGGAAGCGATCAAAAGGCTAGGTTATCGTCCTAACGCTGTAGCAAGAGGATTAGCGAGTAAAAGGACGACAACTGTTGGCGTAATTATACCAGATATTTCAAGCTTGTTTTATGCTGAATTGGCAAGGGGTATTGAGGATATTGCCAATATGTACAAATACAATATCATCTTATGTAACTCCGATCAGCGTATTGATAAAGAAATTCATCTTGTTAATACATTGCTTGAAAAGCAAGTAGATGGATTATTATTCATGGGAAGCCAAATTACAGATGAGCATAAGGATGTATTTACAACAGCCTCTGTGCCAATTATTTTGTCCGCTACAAGAGATTCTGAGGGAGAGCTCCCTTCCGTTAACATCGATTATTTTCAAGCGTCATTTGATGCAACTGTAAGCTTGATTGAACGTGGTCATACTAAAATTGGTTTCATTTCCGGTCCGTTAGAGGATCCGCTTATTGGACAGTCTCGTTTAGAAGGATACAAGAAAGCGTTACGGGATGCGGGAATTGAGTTTGTCGATGAGTATTTGCAGATTGGAAACTATCGTTATCAATCTGGCTTAGATGCAACGGCACAGCTTCTAAAACTAGCTGAACGCCCTACGGCCATCCTAGCGATGAATGATGAGATGGCGGTTGGAGCGATTCATTCTTGCCAAGATAACGGATTAGAAATTCCAAACGACATGGAAGTTATCGGTTTTGATAGCACTCGTTTGTGTGCTATGGTTCGTCCTACTTTAACAAGTGTGGTTCAACCGATGTATGACATTGGGGCTGTATCTATGCGTCTATTAACGAAATATATGAATAAGGAAAAGGTTGAGGAACATAAGGTCATTTTACCTCATCGTATTGAGCAACGCCAGTCTACAAAGCCAGATGATGTAGACGTTTAGTTAAGGACGACAGCAAGGGGAGAGGGGAGTTAAGAGTGAGGAATAGAATTGGTCTTATAGGGGCTATGGAGGAAGAGATTGAGCTGTTTAGAGAACAGATGAACGACATAAAAGAAACATCTAGGGCAGGACTAACTTATTATGCTGGAGAGCTGTTTGGAGCACAGGTAGTATTATGCAAGTCTGGAGTAGGTAAAGTGAATGCTGCCATATGTACACAGATTTTAATTGATGATTTCGAGGTTCAATCTGTTATTTTTACCGGGGTAGCCGGAGGCGTTCATCCTGATTTAAACATTGGAGATATCGTTATTTCTTCGGATTGTCTTCAATACGATATTGATGCTTCTCCGCTTGGTTTTAAGCAAGGTGAGATTCCATATGCGTCAGCCTCTAGCTTTGATGCTGATGAGCATTTAGTTGAATTAGCTCAACGAGGGGCAGAAAGTTTACAGGATGTTCAGGTTGTTAATGGTAGGGTTGTATCGGGTGACCAGTTTATTGCCAATCCTGAGCGTGTGCAAGGTTTATACAAGCAGTTCAATGCTTTCTGTGTGGAGATGGAAGGCTCAGCCGTTGGTCAAACCTGCTTTTTGAACCAGGTTCCTTTTGTTATTATTCGTTCATTGTCCGACAAGGCTGATGGAACGGCCTCATCCAACTTCTTGGAATTTACTAAGCTTGCCTCTGAGCGTTCTTATCAAATGGTAAAAAATATGCTTCAAACCATAAGTGCATAAAGTCATATATATGTAAGCCCATCCCATAATTGTATAAATATAAAAATAAAGAGATAAGTGCCAAGAACCTAAGTAACATCTATAAAAAACCACAATGACCTTTTTTCTCTGGCCATTGTGGTTTTTTGTTGTTAAGAACTATTATTCGTCATCACTGTCATCCGAATCATCTGGATTATCCGGAGTATCTCCTACATCATCATTCTGAAAGCTCATTTTAACTACATTCGAAGGATTAGATTGCCCTTCATCGTTTGTGGCTGTGATGTAATAGTAATAAGCTTCAGGGACGTCTAGGAACGCATGTGAGTATTGAGTTGTTATTGTTTCTGTTAGAATTTGAAAGCCACTGTTAGGCTGTGTAGAATAGTAAATCGTATATAGCTTCACTCCGTCACTGTCAGTATTTGCACTCCAGCTAAGGTCTACACCAAACATACCATGACTTGCTGAAACTCCAGTAGGTGCTGAAGGTACTTTCTGATCAGGCTCGAAGAATGAATCCTGATCAATCTGATCGCTAAGGGCGACAGCAGAAGTCTCTGACGTGTTCCCAGCTATATCTACAGCGACAATTTGATACGCATAGACGGTTCCACTGTTAGCCGATTCATCACGGAATTGTTTAGGTAGATTATCAGTTACACTAGCAATATGTTCAAAATCCTTGTTAGCGTTTGTTCTGTAAATCCGATATCCAGCGATATCATCATCGGCAACAGGATTCCAGGTGACCTCTATCGCATTGTTTCTCCAGCTTGCTCGGACATTAACTGGTCGATCTGGGTCTTTTCCATTTTCTACACGTGGGTCAATCTCAGAAGGAGCAGAATTGTCCCAATCCAGTGGTAGGTAGCGATGTCGTTGACTCTCGAGCTGCTCAGGTATATTTAATGGATCTCGTCTAATGAAAAATCCAGTTGTGATAAAGTCATCTGGTGTGTTGTCATGGGCAATATAAGACTCTCCATTAACAGTTACCATCCTACCGTTCATGACTCTGTCGTCCACTTCTGTCGGAAGGTATTGTCGATTAAAGTAATCGGATACTAGATACCCTGACTGTCTACAAAGATCAGATGGAAGCATCCCTGATTTAGAACAAACCTCTCCTCTGACAATATCCTCTGGCATTTCAAACTTTTCTTCTTTATTCACATATTCCGGCCTTATTTCTTCAACCTTTTTCATTAATGTAGACCATAAGTTATGGTTTCTTTGAGAGAACTGACCCTGAAGTCTTTCTCGTTTCTCATACCCTGTCCATACTCCCATTGTAACCTGAGGAGTATAGCCTACAAACCAGTAGTCAAAGTCGTCATTTGTTGTTCCGGTTTTTCCAGCGATTTCAAGCTCTGAGCCCATGTATCCGCGAATTCTTGAGGCGGTACCATTGTTCACTACAGTTCGTAGCAAATCATTCATAAGAAAGGCTGTCTGTTCTGAAAACACTTGCTTTGGTATATATTCCTGCTCATATACAACGGTGCCATCCAATGTTTCAATACGTTCAATAAGATAAGATTTTTTATGAACTCCCTTATTGGCAAAGGTAGAAAAAGCACTTGTATTCTCCTCTACAGTAAGCCCATAAGTCATACCTCCAATAGCAGCAGGAGTTGCATGGATATCTGATTGCGTTATGGTTGTAATGCCCATATCCTTCAAGAAATCAAAAGGTACTTCCTCGCCAGCTTCCTCCTGTACCATCATCAATGCTTTAATTGCTGGTAGGTTATAGGACTGGTTCATGGCTTGCCTAACGGTTACAAGTCCCTGGAAGTTATTGTTCCAGTTTCTAGGAACCCAATAGTCACTAGTGGACACGTCCCATTTAAAAATGGGTGCATCATCGATAACAGATGCAGGCTGTAAAAGACCAAGCTCCATGGCAGGGCCAAAGTCTAGTAATGGCTTAATAGATGAGCCTGGTTGTCTCGGCTCTCTATTTAAGTTATATTGCAATTCATTAAAATCACGACCTTCAATCATTGCAATAATAGCACCAGTTTCATTATCAATTAAAGTAACCGCTGTTTGTTCTAAATAGCCTTGCTCAATATCTTGATTCGATTCTTCATCTGTTGTTACATACGTATTTTCTCTACTTCTTGGACCGAATAATTCAGGGTCCTGGGCGATCTCATGGAAGGCTTCATAAAGTTCCCGATCAATTGTCGTATACACTTTATAACCGCCAACCGAAAGCTGTCTTCTAGCATGTTCTCTGTATTGGTCACGTTGTTCGTCGGTTAAGTCCTCTCTTGCTATACCTTCTTTTTCTAACTCAAGATCAAAGAGAATATCTATAGCTCTACGTTCAATTTCAAAGGTAAGGAACGGATAACGCTCCACAATCCCTGGAGTTGGCTTGGCTAAGCTTGCTTTAATATCAAAGCTTTTCGCTTCATTATATTCACTTTGGTTAATCATCTCAGTTTCAAGCATACGATTTAATACGTGATTCATCCGGTTTAGACCGTTATCCAGACGCTCCTGTACAACTACACCACTTCGAGTAAAAGGGGTGTAACGCCCTGGACTTTGGATCATCCCTGCTAGGTAAGCGGATTGAGCAATGTTCAGATCCTTAACGTCGACTCCGAAAATTCCTTCTGATGCTGCTTTTACCCCTTCAATGTTAGAGCCGTTAGCATTGTAGCCCATATAGACCATGTTTAAGTACGTTTCTAGGATCTCATTTTTATTAAACATACGCTCTAGACGCATAGCCAAAAGCATTTCCTTAAATTTTCTTTCAAAGCTACGATCAGGTCCTAGAATTTGGTTCTTAACAACCTGCTGAGTAATTGTACTTCCCCCTGACCCATCTCCAGCCATTGTAAACTGCTCGATAACGGCACGAGATACAGCTCTAGGGTTAATACCATTGTGCTCGTAGAAAATATGATCCTCTGTAGCTAAGATGGCATCGACTAAATGTTGCGATACCTCTTCTAGTGTAACAGGCTGAGATACTTCAGCCGTACGTAAGTAGCCGATGAACTCATCATTCTTAAAGTATGCTTCACCTGTTTGGTTAAAGTTATTTAAGTAATTATAGATTTCATCATAATCACGCAATGGTTCGTCCTGAACATGTGAAGCTAAAAAGCCTGCGGCAACTCCGCCTGTAAACAGTACTCCCATGACCGCAAGAACGAGCAGGACCTGCATAACAATCCAAGTGGCTTTTAGTGGACGAACTCCTTTTTTCTTTTTCGGCTTCACCGATTTATTTGTTGTTGATTGATTTTTTACCATTTTTATCCCCCTTGTGGCTCCACACCATTATAGCATAATCCATGAGGTAGATCATATATCATTAAGACGAACAGAATGTGAAAAAGTTGTTGCGAAAAGCACTGTGAATGATTGACAATTTATTAGAATGATGATAATTTATATCAATACAGTGAGCCTATCCTTAGTATGGGCTTACGTGAAGAAAGTTAATATATAACGTTGAATGAAGCCAGTAGTGGGATCTTATAGCTTGCAGAGAGTCGATGGATGGTGCAAATCGATACTTGGGATTCATACGAATTACCTTCAGGAGTTATTGTGATGAACATGAACAAATCAGTAGTCACAATCGGTCATGGCCGTTATCCTATTTGAGTGAGAAGTAAGCTACGTATTGTAGCAAATCTTCTAACAAGGGTGGTACCGCGAGAACAGCTCGTCCCTTTTTGGGATGGGCTTTTTTTATTTCTTTTTTATTCTGGAGGATGGGGGAAGAAGCAAACTTTCAGCTTTCAGTATAATGCTTTAAGAATAGTAGGAACATAGAAAGTAAATAAGGAGATGAAGGGCATGAGTGAAAAGCAGGAGCTAACACTTGAACAGCAAAAGGAAGTAGATAGGCAGCTAGAGGTGCTTAAGCGTGGAGTGGTAGAAATTGTTCCTGAAGAGGATTTAAGAAAAAAAATAGAGAAATCTATTCTTACAGGAAAGCCGCTAAAAATCAAGCTTGGATTAGATCCAACAGCTCCAGATATCCACATTGGTCACACTGTGGTTATTAACAAGCTACGCCAGTTTCAAGACTTCGGTCATACGGTGCAGCTATTAATGGGAGATTTTACAGCAAGGGTTGGAGATCCAACAGGGAAATCGGAAACCAGAAAGCAGCTTACAGAGGAAAATGTTCTTGAAAATGCCAAGACATATGTTCAGCAATATGGGAAAATTTTGGATATGTCCAAAACAGAGCTTCATTATAATAGTAAGTGGTTAAGTAGCTTGAACTTCTCTGATGTTGTAAATTTAGCGGCAACGATGACCGTTGCTCGTATGCTTGAAAGAGATGATTTCTCTAAGCGTTATACTAACAATCAGCCAATCAGCATCCATGAATTTTTCTACCCTTTAATGCAAGGCTATGATTCAGTAGCGCTTGAATGTGATATTGAGCTTGGAGGAACTGACCAAAAGTTTAATCTATTGATGGGTCGACATCTGCAAAAGGAATACAATAAACCACAGCAGGTCGCAATCATGACACCGTTACTTGAGGGATTAGATGGTGTAAACAAGATGAGTAAAAGTCTTGGGAATTACATCGGAATTGATGAGGAACCTAACCAAATTTATGGAAAAGCAATGTCTATACCTGATGAGCTTATGTTAAAGTATTTTGAGCTGACTACTCCTATTTCTGTGGAGGAAATTAAGGAGCTTGAAGAAGGGATACAGAGTGGGGCTGTTCATCCAAGGGATGCAAAAATGAAGCTTGCTAGAACTCTTGTGGAGCTGTACCACGATGGGCAGGCAGCTGAGCAGGCCGAGGCGCACTTCAAAACAGTATTCCAGCAGCGTGCTCTTCCAACGGATATTCCGGAGGCTGATTGGACAGGTGAGGCTGAGGTGAAAATCGTTGATTTAATTGCTGAGCTTGGTCTTGTTCCATCTAAAGGTGAAGGTAGAAGGATGGTTCAGCAAGGGGCAGTCAAGATAGATGAGCAGAAGATTGAGGACTTGAATCAGGAGATTAGCGTAGCTTCGGGGATGATTATTCAGGTAGGAAAAAGGAAGTTTGCAAAGATTAAATAGCTGAATAAAAAACGTAGCAAAACTCTAGGATATCTGAGTGTAGCTACGTTTTATTTTTGCTCCTAATTACTATGTTAGTTCCGCCCATCGCTCCTTTGTATTGTATAATCCCTTCTGATTTCTATATAAGTCTCTAGCTAACAATCCTAAAAATAGGTTACACCATCTATTTCATCTTCTATATATTTAAAATATTTTTGGATTCTTTTTGCAGGATTTGTACGAAGGTGTTCAATATCTAATCGCTTCGGAATTTTACCCGCCATGTAAAGAATTCTTAAAGCAGTCCCCATCCTAATTTCTGCTTCTTCTAAGGGCATATTGTATCCAGCTATAAAGGAACGCCAACATTCCTGCAATTGATTCGAGGAGATCAAATGGAGCCTAGGAACACCAGTATCAAAGGAATAATGACTAAATCCACACTCATCAAAATCTAACAGGCACCATTCGGTGGTGATTGTCTGAAGAATATTACCAAAATGAACATCTCCATGTACAAAACTTTTCTCTTTTGTGGTGAATGGAGTAGGTAGGTTTGTAAGTCTATTAGCTAGGTCTTCCCATCTTGTTTTGTCCTCTATAGTCAGAAATGAAGCCTTTAATAAGCTCTCCGTAGCTTCTGTTATGATGGATGTTTTAGAGTATGTTGGTCTATTAAAGCCTAACCAATCTTTTGCTCTGTTTTCTGTAATTTGTAGGGATTTTTTGTGTAGGATAGACAGCTTGTTTCCTAGCTTATAATAATCCTCATCTGTGGGGTTTTCTATATGCTCACCTGTGATATATTCGAACAATACATAGTAATAGGTAGAGGAAGCATCAACGACCATTGAAACATACTCGTTATCCGCGGTTTTTAATGGAGTGGAGATAAATAGGTAAGGTTTTAAGGAAAGTAACCATTCTATTTCCGCTTTTATTTGAAGTAAATCAAACCTTTGTACTCTGTATTTCTTTAGGATGTACGTATTGGATTCGATTTGTCGGCCTGCTCTCTTTTTACCTTTTACAATCATGATTTGATTTTCACCTGTGTGAAGAAGAGAGAGCTTTGAGATTGGATGAATGTTGTATTTTTCTTTCAATAAGGATTCTTCTTTGTGAAAGGACACGCTTTGCTACACTCCTTAAAGAGGGTTAATGATAGACTATTGGGCTTTCCTAATGAGATTGTCAACCGAAGCTTTTACGTCAAACTTTTGTGTTGAATATAGTACTCAATCAATCTTTGCCCATAGCTCCTCAGGGTTTACTTCGTAAATACCATCTTCACGATACATGAAATGATTGATAATAAATTCACGCCGAATGGTAGCGCAATCCTCGTGAAATTGTTTGATGAATTCATTAATCTCTTTTTCTGTGTATTTTTGTCCTACTTTTAGTTTTTTTACTAGATATTCAAAAATAATGAGCTTCTTTTTACGCTGGGCTGGTATCGTTTTGAGCTTACCCTCGGGACTAATGAAGTTGGATAGAACGGTTATTTTTTCTTTCTCTAGATCAGTACGCATCTCTTTTTCATCCTCTCTGGTTGAATTTCTTTTTGTTACTGTGTTAAGAATGGCTTGTGCATTCTGCTCTAAGGTTTTGAGCTGTAGGTGATAATAGATGGTGTTTTTATCCCGTCTTTCTTTTACTAGCCCTACATCTCGTAATTTGTGCATATGGTGGGTGATGGTAGGGGGAGTGACCCCTAGCTTACTAGCTAATGCTTGGCCATGAAGGGGCGAGGCTGCTAATAGGCTTAAAATTTTGATCCTAATGGGATCTGCAAGAGCTTTGTGAAAGCTAACTAGTCGGTTTAACTGCACAGTTTGTCACCTCATAAAGAACATGATGAATGTTTATCTATTTTAATAATCATCTAATTAGATATATATCTAATTTATCACACAGAGATATCATGTCAAGGAAGTTTTGGATGAAATTCTCCAACATAAAGGATTTTTAAAACATTTGTAGAAATAAGTTCCTTAATGTAGAAAATTATTTCTTGAATGAATAGAAGACTTTTTTATATAGATGAGTTTTGCTTTTGACAATTTCTTTTTGGATGGGGAATTCTATGCTTGAAGAAGCTATGAGAGAAATAGTGGCGCTATATAGGATGAAGAATCAAGTGGAGCGTCCACTTATCGTTGGTGTTGATGGCTTTGGGGGATCCGGGAAAACCACTTTAGCTCTCCTTCTAAGTGATCAATTGAAAGAAGCAGGAATAGATGTTTTAAATGTGTTTCATATGGACGATTTTATTGTTGAAGCAAAGAAAAGATATGATACAGGATTTGATGAATGGTACGAATATTATTATTTACAATGGGATGTAGAGCTGATTAAAAACACATTATTTAAGCCGCTACATCAACAGACATCTTCAATCACGGTACCATTTTATGATAAGGTAAACGATGCAATCTATGAAATGAATCAAAATATACGAACACATAGTGTAATATTATGCGAGGGTATTTTTCTGCAAAGAGATGAGTGGAGGTATTACTTTGATTATGTAGTTTTTATAGACTGTCCCCAAAAAATAAGATATGAAAGAATAATAAATCGCGATGGAGAATCTCAAGAATTGCTAAATAAATATGAGAGAAGATATTGGAAAGCTGAAAAGTATTATTTAAGCAATAAATCCCCTATTGAGAGAGCTAATAAAGTACTAAGCTGTATAAAAAAGAGTTAAATGGAGGATTATCTAATTGATCAATTATTCAGGTACAGTAAAAATAGATACCGAAAGATTAGTTCTTAGACAGTTTACTATTGAAGATGTTGAAAGTGCTTATAAGCACTGGTTATCCGATGAAAGAGTATCTGACAATCGGGTAAGTCCTGCTCATATAAGGCTTGCAGAAACGAGTAAACGGATATCAGAAATTATAAATCAATATACAAGTCCTGAATATTGTTGGTGGGCACTGGAGCTTAAGGAAGACGGGAATTTAATTGGTGAGATTTATCTATATGAATTTGAAGCGCAAACAAGTAATTGTGAAGTTGGTTATTCATTGGGCTATGAGTGGTGGAATAAGGGCTATGGTACAGAGGCGCTTAAAGCTGTTATTGGTTTTGCTTTCAGACATATGAGGGTTCATAAAATATCTGCAGCCCATAACACTGATAATCCTGCATCTGGGAGGGTTATGATGAAAGCCGGAATGAAGCAGGAGGGGGTGATCAGACATATGATCCGGAACTCAAAGAATCAATATAAGGACTGTGCTGTTTATGGAATTCTTGATGAGGATTTTTATGAATAATAGAAGATATAAAGACGCACTCATGCCACATTATATGTAGGCTTAAAGGCGTCTATTTTGTTTGTTGCATATGTTGATTCCAGATCGTTTTTAAACGTTGAGTAAAAAAGTTCGCAGGTTAATGATTCATGTCACTTAAACCCGGACTGTGCTCATTCGGCATTTCACCAAGCTGTGGAACCGGGAACCCCTTAGGAGGTTCTGTGATAGACAGCTCTCCACCATTCCGACTCGGGCTTTTTCCCTGAAAAATTTCAGCAATACGTGTTTCATCTAATCTAAAATTAAATTGTACATTGTGATACCCCATATCAACATATTTCCTACATTCGGGGTATTTATTAATATCATAGTTAGGAACAGGGAATAGCTTTGCCCAATC is part of the Bacillus horti genome and encodes:
- a CDS encoding metalloregulator ArsR/SmtB family transcription factor → MQLNRLVSFHKALADPIRIKILSLLAASPLHGQALASKLGVTPPTITHHMHKLRDVGLVKERRDKNTIYYHLQLKTLEQNAQAILNTVTKRNSTREDEKEMRTDLEKEKITVLSNFISPEGKLKTIPAQRKKKLIIFEYLVKKLKVGQKYTEKEINEFIKQFHEDCATIRREFIINHFMYREDGIYEVNPEELWAKID
- a CDS encoding phosphotransferase enzyme family protein: MSFHKEESLLKEKYNIHPISKLSLLHTGENQIMIVKGKKRAGRQIESNTYILKKYRVQRFDLLQIKAEIEWLLSLKPYLFISTPLKTADNEYVSMVVDASSTYYYVLFEYITGEHIENPTDEDYYKLGNKLSILHKKSLQITENRAKDWLGFNRPTYSKTSIITEATESLLKASFLTIEDKTRWEDLANRLTNLPTPFTTKEKSFVHGDVHFGNILQTITTEWCLLDFDECGFSHYSFDTGVPRLHLISSNQLQECWRSFIAGYNMPLEEAEIRMGTALRILYMAGKIPKRLDIEHLRTNPAKRIQKYFKYIEDEIDGVTYF
- the tyrS gene encoding tyrosine--tRNA ligase — encoded protein: MSEKQELTLEQQKEVDRQLEVLKRGVVEIVPEEDLRKKIEKSILTGKPLKIKLGLDPTAPDIHIGHTVVINKLRQFQDFGHTVQLLMGDFTARVGDPTGKSETRKQLTEENVLENAKTYVQQYGKILDMSKTELHYNSKWLSSLNFSDVVNLAATMTVARMLERDDFSKRYTNNQPISIHEFFYPLMQGYDSVALECDIELGGTDQKFNLLMGRHLQKEYNKPQQVAIMTPLLEGLDGVNKMSKSLGNYIGIDEEPNQIYGKAMSIPDELMLKYFELTTPISVEEIKELEEGIQSGAVHPRDAKMKLARTLVELYHDGQAAEQAEAHFKTVFQQRALPTDIPEADWTGEAEVKIVDLIAELGLVPSKGEGRRMVQQGAVKIDEQKIEDLNQEISVASGMIIQVGKRKFAKIK
- a CDS encoding transglycosylase domain-containing protein, which gives rise to MVKNQSTTNKSVKPKKKKGVRPLKATWIVMQVLLVLAVMGVLFTGGVAAGFLASHVQDEPLRDYDEIYNYLNNFNQTGEAYFKNDEFIGYLRTAEVSQPVTLEEVSQHLVDAILATEDHIFYEHNGINPRAVSRAVIEQFTMAGDGSGGSTITQQVVKNQILGPDRSFERKFKEMLLAMRLERMFNKNEILETYLNMVYMGYNANGSNIEGVKAASEGIFGVDVKDLNIAQSAYLAGMIQSPGRYTPFTRSGVVVQERLDNGLNRMNHVLNRMLETEMINQSEYNEAKSFDIKASLAKPTPGIVERYPFLTFEIERRAIDILFDLELEKEGIAREDLTDEQRDQYREHARRQLSVGGYKVYTTIDRELYEAFHEIAQDPELFGPRSRENTYVTTDEESNQDIEQGYLEQTAVTLIDNETGAIIAMIEGRDFNELQYNLNREPRQPGSSIKPLLDFGPAMELGLLQPASVIDDAPIFKWDVSTSDYWVPRNWNNNFQGLVTVRQAMNQSYNLPAIKALMMVQEEAGEEVPFDFLKDMGITTITQSDIHATPAAIGGMTYGLTVEENTSAFSTFANKGVHKKSYLIERIETLDGTVVYEQEYIPKQVFSEQTAFLMNDLLRTVVNNGTASRIRGYMGSELEIAGKTGTTNDDFDYWFVGYTPQVTMGVWTGYEKRERLQGQFSQRNHNLWSTLMKKVEEIRPEYVNKEEKFEMPEDIVRGEVCSKSGMLPSDLCRQSGYLVSDYFNRQYLPTEVDDRVMNGRMVTVNGESYIAHDNTPDDFITTGFFIRRDPLNIPEQLESQRHRYLPLDWDNSAPSEIDPRVENGKDPDRPVNVRASWRNNAIEVTWNPVADDDIAGYRIYRTNANKDFEHIASVTDNLPKQFRDESANSGTVYAYQIVAVDIAGNTSETSAVALSDQIDQDSFFEPDQKVPSAPTGVSASHGMFGVDLSWSANTDSDGVKLYTIYYSTQPNSGFQILTETITTQYSHAFLDVPEAYYYYITATNDEGQSNPSNVVKMSFQNDDVGDTPDNPDDSDDSDDE